One genomic region from Octopus sinensis linkage group LG13, ASM634580v1, whole genome shotgun sequence encodes:
- the LOC115218366 gene encoding 40S ribosomal protein S3-B, which translates to MNVKQISKKRKFVADGVFRAELNNFLMKELSEDGYSGVEVRVTPTRTEIIILATRTQNVLGEKGRRIRELTSVVQKRFRFPVGSVELYAEKVATRGLCAIAQCESLRYKLIGQLPVRRACYGVLRFIMESGAKGCEIVVSGKLRGQRAKSMKFVDGLMIHSGDPVNDYIDTAVRHVLLRQGVLGIKVKIMLPFDPNGKIGPKRPLPDHVSIVEPKEEVIVQTPYSEHKGVKPPAEAPPVAT; encoded by the exons TTTGTCGCTGACGGTGTGTTCCGTGCCGAACTGAACAATTTCCTCATGAAGGAATTGTCAGAAGATGGCTACAGTGGTGTTGAAGTCCGTGTAACTCCCACCAGAACTGAGATCATTATTTTGGCAACCAGAACCCAGAATGTTCTTGGAGAGAAAGGACGACGGATCAGAGAATTGACATCTGTTGTACAGAAACGGTTTCGTTTCCCAGTAGGTTCAGTTGAG CTGTATGCTGAAAAAGTGGCCACCCGTGGTTTGTGTGCCATAGCCCAATGTGAATCATTACGATACAAATTAATTGGTCAGCTACCAGTAAGAag AGCTTGCTATGGTGTCCTTCGTTTTATCATGGAGTCTGGAGCTAAGGGCTGTGAGATTGTCGTGTCTGGTAAATTGCGGGGTCAGAGAGCCAAATCTATGAAATTTGTTGATGGTTTGATGATCCACAGTGGTGACCCAGTAAATGACTATATCGATACAGCAGTCAGACATGTGTTACTTCGGCAAG GTGTGTTGGGAATCAAAGTGAAGATTATGTTACCATTTGATCCCAATGGCAAGATCGGACCCAAACGTCCCCTACCAGATCATGTTAGTATTGTTGAACCAAAAGAAGAGGTCATAGTACAGACCCCCTACAGTGAACACAAAGGAGTCAAACCCCCTGCAGAGGCTCCCCCAGTTGCAACATAA